The following are encoded in a window of Sinomonas cyclohexanicum genomic DNA:
- the yidC gene encoding membrane protein insertase YidC — protein MDPLSAILLPFEWLVSFVMVAFHEALSFIGLPAASGWTWTASIIGLVLVIRAALIPVFVKQIKAQRGMQLLQPDLQKLQAKYKGKTDQLSRQAMAQEQMALYKQHGTNPFSACLPMLIQMPFFFGLFRVLSGISNAQANNTGIGAMTHDQVEQFHNSSIFGAPLSASLLHGGGGDYQIAVWILSIFMIVAMTASQFITQKQIMAKNMTEAAMQSPFMKQQKILLYILPLVFGIGGINFPIGVLIYWTISNLWTMGQQFYVIRRMPAPGSPAAKELNARRAAKGLAPIDVTTGKVVKPEDMPPPPPPKVQREQPQRKNRKKKS, from the coding sequence ATGGACCCGTTAAGCGCCATACTGCTGCCCTTCGAGTGGCTGGTCTCTTTTGTGATGGTGGCCTTCCACGAGGCCCTCTCGTTCATCGGCCTGCCAGCCGCGAGCGGGTGGACGTGGACGGCATCGATCATCGGGCTCGTGCTCGTGATCCGAGCGGCCCTCATCCCCGTGTTCGTCAAGCAGATCAAGGCCCAGCGCGGCATGCAGCTGCTCCAGCCTGACCTGCAGAAGCTTCAGGCCAAGTACAAGGGCAAGACCGACCAGCTCTCGCGCCAGGCCATGGCTCAGGAGCAGATGGCGCTGTACAAGCAGCACGGGACCAACCCGTTCTCTGCGTGCTTGCCCATGCTCATCCAGATGCCGTTCTTCTTCGGCCTCTTCCGCGTCCTCTCGGGCATCAGCAACGCCCAGGCCAACAACACCGGCATCGGCGCGATGACCCACGACCAGGTCGAGCAGTTCCACAACTCGAGCATCTTCGGCGCGCCACTCTCCGCGTCCCTCCTCCACGGCGGCGGCGGTGACTACCAGATCGCCGTGTGGATCCTGTCGATCTTCATGATCGTGGCGATGACGGCGTCGCAGTTCATCACGCAGAAGCAGATCATGGCGAAGAACATGACCGAGGCTGCGATGCAGAGCCCGTTCATGAAGCAGCAGAAGATCCTGCTCTACATCCTCCCGCTCGTCTTCGGCATCGGTGGCATCAACTTCCCCATCGGCGTCCTCATCTACTGGACCATCTCCAACCTCTGGACCATGGGCCAGCAGTTCTACGTGATCCGCCGCATGCCTGCCCCCGGTTCACCGGCGGCCAAGGAGTTGAACGCGCGCCGGGCCGCCAAGGGTCTCGCCCCGATCGACGTCACCACGGGCAAGGTCGTCAAGCCCGAGGACATGCCGCCCCCGCCGCCGCCGAAGGTCCAGCGCGAGCAGCCGCAGCGGAAGAACAGGAAGAAGAAGTCATGA
- the yidD gene encoding membrane protein insertion efficiency factor YidD: MPGAKGHVAVPRWVAAVVRFVWTLPRNILVLLLKVYRAIVSPLYGQVCRFFPSCSAYALEAVTVHGAVRGSYLAVHRLLRCHPWNPGGIDHVPEGHRHWPEDRLPRILVLNHPDRYWTDNENDVRN, from the coding sequence ATGCCCGGAGCCAAAGGCCACGTCGCCGTGCCCCGGTGGGTGGCCGCCGTCGTGCGCTTCGTCTGGACGCTCCCGCGGAACATCCTCGTCCTGCTGCTCAAGGTGTACCGGGCGATCGTGTCCCCGCTGTACGGCCAGGTGTGCCGGTTCTTCCCCTCCTGCTCGGCCTACGCCCTCGAGGCGGTCACGGTGCACGGGGCTGTGCGAGGATCGTATCTGGCCGTGCACCGGCTCCTGAGATGCCATCCCTGGAATCCCGGGGGAATCGACCATGTCCCCGAGGGGCACCGGCACTGGCCGGAGGACCGACTTCCACGAATCCTGGTGCTCAACCACCCGGACCGCTACTGGACTGACAACGAGAATGACGTGAGGAACTAG